The sequence below is a genomic window from Ruminococcus albus AD2013.
TTTTCTTTGATCGATTTTACGTCTAACATTTTTATTCCTCCGTATTATAATATTCGGTCTGCGACTCCATTTTATCAATAAGCGTAAACCTAAAATAATTATACAAGAAAACTTATCAAGATAATTTCATTCCGGATGAAATCTTTCATTGATTTGTAATTTGAAAAAGCAAAACACATCCATTCTATTACGAACAGATGTGTTGCAAGTTTTTTCTATTTCAGAGTTTTCTTCCCTTTTATATTCGCAGCTATCACTACAATATCAGTAATATTCACTTTTCCGTCTTCGTTTACGTCAACTCTGAGCAAGTCATCTTTTGAGTCAATGATCTTTCTGCCTTTTATATGAGCTGCTGCAAGAGTTATATCAGTTATGTTGATTTTTCCATCTCCGTTAACATCTCCCTTTGACAACGTTGTTCCTTCTACTATGCTGAATGTCTTTGTTACAGTACCCTGGTAATTACCCTTGAACTTGATCAATGCCGTAGCTGTTCCGATCTTAACGTTGTTAGAATACTCTACAGTATAATCTATACCATAAAGTACAGCTCTTCCATCAGAAAGGCGAATTTTATCATTGAACGGAGTTGCAGCTTTTCCGGTATAACCGACGCTGATAGGTGATCCTTTAATTTCATTGATTTTTGCGGGGACAATATTGAACCGGATATACGAAGTTCCTGTATAGTTTCCTATTCCTTTAATTGTGAAATTACCTGCAAGAAAACCTACTGCAGTGTTAGAACCATAGGTTATAGTATAATCTTCATCCTTTTTCAGAGTGATCTCCTTGCCGTTTCTATCGGTTATTACCAATGTGGGATTCGGAGTTATCTGTCTGCCGGTATACTCTTTGTCTCCAACGCTGTAATCACTGAAATTTAAAACGATCTTGCCGTTTTTCTGTGTAGTTCCGTTTGCCGTACAGGAACCTATGTATGAGCCGATGCCATACACTACTATTTCATAGCTAATAGTAGTGATCCCATTTTTTTCAGTTTCCCCGGTTTTAGTGACTGTGTAAGTGTAATCTGTGTTTTGAGCAAGTGTTTTACCGTTATCCATAACGATAAGCTTCACGAATTCGCCTTTTGAGAAAACCGGAGTGATACTGCAGGCGGAAATGTTTTTCTTTGTCGTGTCGGAAATTTTGTGATTCTCTATTTTATAGGAGAAGCTTCCTGCATAATTTCCCACACCTATAAATGTGCAGTTATAGGTTCTGTAAGTAACTCCGGACTTAGTAACATCTGATGTATTTATTACGATCTTATAATCTTTGTTTTCAGTAAGGATTTTACCGTTGTGTTTAACAACAAATACAGGGTTTTCGCCTTTATACGTCGGTTCGCTTACTTCACATTCAATAAAATTGATCTTATTATTTTCATCATCTACAGAGTTTATGAACGTCCTGGAGGTTTTACCAACATAGTTTCCTAAGCCCTGTATCTCAACAGTAAAAGAATATTCTATACCTCCGGAGATCTTTTTGTTGCTGCTGGAAGTTCTGAGCACCTTATAGTCAACATTTTCCTTAAGTTCCACACCGTTGTACTTGAATTTATATGCCGGAACAGCCTCATTTTTTGAGTAGTCAGTCGTGGCCTTGAATTTACCGGTGTCAGTGATATCGAAGATAACAGAGGATTTTATGAACAGATCAGAAAGAACTGTGTCTGACGTTACTCCTTTGTTGTATATAACGGCATAATAGTTCCCTGCCGGCACTTTTGTCAGTTTGATCTGACCTACCTCGTTAGCTTTTCCTGTATAATCATATCTTCCCCTAACAATTCCACTTGAATCCACAAAAAGAAGCGACACTTTTTTTGATGCTGCCGTCATGCTCAAAGTTATATCACCCTGCTTTGCCAGTTTTACTTTCAATCCACAATACGTAGGTGAGTTGTTTTTCAGAGTAGCCGGATTATATACCGGCCCGAAGCTCATTACATCACTATCCATAAGATAAATATCTGTTACGTCTATCTTTTCTGCAGAAGCATCAGGAAAATTAGCATTAATAGCTTTAGAACTGTATAAATACGCTTCTGTATCATTTTCCTCAGCTGATACGGCTGTTGTCATCGAAAGCATCATCGTTAATGATAAAATGCTTGTCAAAAGTTTATTTGTCTTGGAATTCATAATAATCGTCCTTTCGTTTTCTTTATATTTTATCCTCACACTTCTTTTTAGGATGCATCTATATAATAGCAGAAAATTTCCTGCGATAAAAACGCACGGCTAAAAAAATTTCTCTAATAGAAAAAAATCTAGTATAATATAAATATAAAAGATAAAAGAAGAGGTAATAACATGTCGATCAATAATTATAGATTTTCTCCTGCGTATAAACATAATGACTGGGCATCTTTAAAGGACGATTTAACGGTTCTCATAAAAGCTCAAAACCCAACTATAGATCAATCGTTTTACGCATCTTTAGCAAGCGAATTAGAACCTGATAATTATCCGTACTATACAAACAAATATAAATGCGAGATCACTCGGGATCATCTCGTTGATGTTTCCATTAGCAGCCACTCCGATGGTCTGCACCGTGGTTTTATAACCTTCTGTTTACCGGAATTCTTGCAAAAAGCAATAAAAATGCAGTTTTTACACAACGACAACTCAAAAGTTGTTTGTTATAAAATATGTTCTTCAAATTCAAGTGCATCTCTATCCTTTTATAATACCGCCAAGGAAACTCAAAGAAAAGTTTTTCATCTTCAAGGTGATCCTGATGACAGGATCTATGTAAATACACGAGAAAATCCGTATTCATACAGCCAGCATATAATAATGGACAACAAGCATCTTTCTATTTATGATAACACAAAAAGCAAGTACCTTGGAGTAAACGTATTATCAGTTACAGACCAAAGAAACGTCGTATCCGAAAAAGTAGAAATCCTGCAAATCAAATTTAGTTATTCAGATTATAATGATCAAACTATAATAGAAAAAATCATTGATCTCTTAAGTTTTATCACAACCGATAATATGTGGTTTGCATCTAAAATATAGGGTCGCCTGACGATTTTGCCGCCTAACGCGTGACTTTAGTCATGAGTTAGGCGGCATTTCTAGACATTCTGTTGTGCATGGTCGAGGGTATGTATATTCATTGTAATACCATATCGTAAGAGCTACCAAATACAGGAAGTCCTGATCATATACTTCGTCTTGTAAACTGTAAGCCTCAATTAAGAATGTCAGATACTATAATTCTTAAGTGAAAGACAGCTAAGTGAGTAAGATTAGCTGTCTTTCTGCATCTTAAACGTAACCGCCAACCACCCCCAGCCAATGACAAAGTTAGCAAAGAATGATATAATTACTCTGAAGGCAAATCGAAACCTGAAAGGAGTAAGATATCATGGGAAGAATACGCGAGATAAAAAAGCAGGTGCGTCACAAAGAATGGGCGGCAATGGTACAGGAATGTCAGAGCAGCGGAAAGAAAGTCGAAGAATGGTGCAATGAGAACGGCATCAATATCAGTACCTACTACAAAAGGTTGAATGTGATCAGAACCGAGCTTATCGAAGAAAGCGAAAATCAGAGTATCGTTCCGGTAAGTGTTTCCGCTGCTGTTTCGGATGCGAGCAATTCGGTTATCGCGAATGCAGTGAAGAAATGCAGTTGTGAGGATAAGATAATGATGCGCAAGAACGGCATCGAGATCGAGCTGCCTCAGAATATATCCGGAGATATTGTGCTCGCATTGCTTCGGGGACTGAGCCAATGCTGAAAGAACTGTCAGCTGCCAATATCTACATCGTGTGCGGGCATACGGATATGAGAAAATCTATTGATGGCCTTGCTGCTATCGTACAGCGGAAGTTTGATCTCGACTTATTCTCGGATAGCCTGTTCCTGTTCTGCGGAAGGCGCAGGGATCGACTGAAAGCACTATTGTGGGAGGGTGACGGTTTTCTGCTGTTCTACAAACGGCTTGAAAATGGTCGTTTCAACTGGCCACGCAATGAGCAGGAAGTAAGGGATATTACGAGAGAGCAATTCATATGGCTGATGCAGGGGCTGTCTATCGACCAGCCGAAAGCAATAAAAAAGATCAGCGGTGGTGTGGATATATGCTGAATATCCAACACTAAATCTGCACATAAATGTTGACAATATTTCTCTGCCCGGAAAGCAGTGAAAAGCGTTCTTTTTCTTGAAAAATCGGGCGGTTTGTGGTATAATTAAAGTATCGGGAACCACTGAAAAAAACAAGAAAAGGAGCGCTTTTTATGACATACGAAGAACTGAAAAAAGCATATGAAGAAGCCGCAAAAAAGTGTTCCGAACTTGAATCGAAAAAAGCTGAACTGGAAAAAGAAAACAGTGAATTAAAAAAATCAAATGAAGACAAAGACCTCCGAATAGAACATCTTACCGAGCTTGTTCTTAAACGCAATAAAATGCTGTTTGGTCAGAAAAGCGAAAAGGGTAAATATCTATGTGATGGTCAGCTTTCATTTGAAGGATTTTTCAATGAAGCCGAAGAACAGTCAAATTTAGCTTTGTCGGAACCTAACGAAGAAAAGATAACGAGAAAGTCTGCAAAGACCGGAAAGCACCGCGGCAGAAATGAGATAAGAACAGACCTTGAAACCAAAAAGGTCGTTTTTGATCTGCCCGAGAATCAGCTTATCTGCGGTGTGTGCGGTGATGCTCTTACAGAATATACCGAAGAATATCTGACAACAAGGCTTGCGGTCATTCCCGAAAAGATCTACAAGATAGAATACTACCGCAAGGTCTATAAGTGCAGAAACTGCGATAAGAATGGGATCAGGTCCAACATAATCAAAGCGGAGAACAAGACTCCTGCCGCTGTCATCGAAAAGGGGCTGCCCGATCCGTCGCTGGTCGCGGATATAATGCAGAGAAAGTATCAGCTCGGAGAACCTCTGTATCGACAGGAGCAATACTGGAAGCTGAGGGGCATTTATCTGAACCGCACTTCACTTGCAAACTGGGTCATAAAGGGTGCAAAATGGTTTGAACCGGTCATCGGAATGCTGCGTATGTATTCATTCCTCGAACCGGTTTTGAATGCCGATGAGACTCCAACAAGGGTATTGAAGATAGACGGCAAGCCATCTAAGAAAAAATGCCAGATGTGGGTTATCTGCACAGGGGCAAGTGCATCAAAGAAGATCGCTTTGTACTATTACCGTGACAGCCGCAGCAAGATAACTGCCGAGAAGCTGCTTGAAGGATACACGGGTGTTGTGCAAACGGACGGAATGAAGTCCTATGGCAGCGGAGATTATGAGAGTGCCGGCTGCTGGGCTCATTGCCGGAGATACTTCTTCGACTGCATAACAGATGGAGATACCACCTGTCCATCAGCGCAGATAGTTGCACTGATCAGCAAGGCAGCAGACTATGAACAAGCGGCTAAGGAGGCAGAATACACAAGGGAGCAGATACTTGAAATGCGGCAGGAAAAAGTAAAGCCTCTGCTCGACAAGGCATATGAGATAATAAATACTCTGCGCCCTAGTCAAGGTTCAAACCTGGCTAAGGCAGTTACCTATGCCCAAAATCAGAAAAAGAAGCTGTACCTGTTCCTTGACAATCCCGATGTAGAAATGACAAATAATCTAGCCGAAAGAACGGTGAAGCCTTATGTCATCAACCGAAAGAATTTCCTTTTTAGCGACACGGAAAAAGGAGCCGCTGCAAGCGCAGCAGTTATGAGCATCATCGAAACAGCAAAAAGAAATGAGCTTGATGTCTATGGGTATCTGCTCTATCTGCTGACCGTCCTGCCCAAGTGGGGTGCGGATCCAACTGAAACACAGCTTAAATCGGTAATGCCTTGGAGCATGGCACTTCCACCATACTGTAAGCAAACTTACAGTGAGGTAAAGTAATTGGCTGTAAAGTAGAGTTACAGCCGTTGGTAGAGAAGTATAGTAACCGGTAGTAAAGTACAAGTAGATGGCTCTAATAATCAAAGCCGAGGTTTCATTGGAAGCCTCGGCTTTTCTCTTTAGGGGCTGGGTTTGGTTGGCGCTTACTCTTAAACCTCATAAAAGGAAAAATTGAATTCTGTTTTTGTCACGCGTGACACAAACATAAAAAACGTCTCCCCACAAAAGAGAGACGCCACACTGTTTCTATAAGCTATCAGTTTGCGTACTTTATCCGGTTTCTATTTCTGCTTCAGTATTATCTTCCTGAGTCTCAAACTCAACTCCTGAAAAGTCCTCAGCTTCAACTGTTACAGTCCTTTTAAGCGTTTCGATAATTGTTACATTAAATTCTTTCATAATGAACTTCTCCGTACATTTCTATAGCATATTTATTGTTTGTTCTTAAGGATATTTAAGCGACTATTTGTACAGACAAACAAGGATCTCTATATCAGTGTTCTCAAATACTTCTTTTATGATCTGTCTGACATTATCCCATTTTAGTTTATCCAATCCGCAGCCGATTAGTGGCATAGCCAACTTCCGTTGAATTCCTATAGGCCGTATATCTCCCCAAGGCAAATAATTTTCATCAATCACCCAATTCTTTAAATTCTCAAGACTTTCCCTGAGTGTATCATAGGTGGGTTTCATCCAATACTTTTCTTTAGTGATGAGATTTGCTACCATTTTATCCTTAAGACCGACAGGTATCATATATCCATGACCTTCCCAGTTCTTCGGATAGTTTTTCACAAGTTTTTCTTTCACTCCCATCTGAGCGAATTTCTTTGCGATCCCTGCACCCAAAGCAAAGTCAGAACTTATGCAATGGACTAGAACGTAATCATCGGGAACTTCAAACAGGTCTCTGATTTCTTCTTTATAGTTCATCAATAATCCTCCTCATCATCCTCAAAATCAATGAATACTATTTTTATTGCAACGATCTTATCTTCAGAATTTCTTGAAACAAAGCATTCGTAACTTCCATCGCCGTATCCAGAACTGCTTATAAATGCTTTATCATCTAGAGGCATTCCATCTCTCAGCACGTATGTGGATTCGTACCATTCTTCATCCTTACAGTTTTTTACGAAATATTCTTCATCGTAAATTCCACATTCACCTGAATCTACTCCTACGTCGATGTTTTGGAGTTCATCAGGTTCATATTCTTCAGGATCGTATTCTTCGTGAACTATTTTGATCCCTGCAACTCTTCCCTCTCCTGTTTTCTGAACAAAACAGTTATATGTTCCCGGAAGAACGTTTTCAAGACTTCCTGCACACCAGGTATCCATATCATAGCACGGATCAGATATTCTGACTCTTGTACCCAGAGTGATAGTGCCACTTTCGGTATAATCATAAAGACAGTTCATATCTATATGCACCAGTTCATTAAAATAATGTTCAGATGAGTACTTATCTACTATAGCCTTTATTTTGTCGTGTTCTTTCTTTGAAAAATTATAGTTTTCATAGAAAAGCCAGAAGTTATCTCCTCCTGAAGGCTCACTGTGAATACCGAGATCTTCAATTATCTCCGCTCTCCTTTTTATCATTTCTTGATTTAACGAACTATTCTCCTTCTTGCTTGAAAAGATAGTTACAATTATATCTGAAATGATAGTGCCGTTTATGTTGTTTTTCTC
It includes:
- the tnpC gene encoding IS66 family transposase; protein product: MTYEELKKAYEEAAKKCSELESKKAELEKENSELKKSNEDKDLRIEHLTELVLKRNKMLFGQKSEKGKYLCDGQLSFEGFFNEAEEQSNLALSEPNEEKITRKSAKTGKHRGRNEIRTDLETKKVVFDLPENQLICGVCGDALTEYTEEYLTTRLAVIPEKIYKIEYYRKVYKCRNCDKNGIRSNIIKAENKTPAAVIEKGLPDPSLVADIMQRKYQLGEPLYRQEQYWKLRGIYLNRTSLANWVIKGAKWFEPVIGMLRMYSFLEPVLNADETPTRVLKIDGKPSKKKCQMWVICTGASASKKIALYYYRDSRSKITAEKLLEGYTGVVQTDGMKSYGSGDYESAGCWAHCRRYFFDCITDGDTTCPSAQIVALISKAADYEQAAKEAEYTREQILEMRQEKVKPLLDKAYEIINTLRPSQGSNLAKAVTYAQNQKKKLYLFLDNPDVEMTNNLAERTVKPYVINRKNFLFSDTEKGAAASAAVMSIIETAKRNELDVYGYLLYLLTVLPKWGADPTETQLKSVMPWSMALPPYCKQTYSEVK
- a CDS encoding macro domain-containing protein, translating into MNYKEEIRDLFEVPDDYVLVHCISSDFALGAGIAKKFAQMGVKEKLVKNYPKNWEGHGYMIPVGLKDKMVANLITKEKYWMKPTYDTLRESLENLKNWVIDENYLPWGDIRPIGIQRKLAMPLIGCGLDKLKWDNVRQIIKEVFENTDIEILVCLYK
- a CDS encoding dockerin type I repeat-containing protein, producing MNSKTNKLLTSILSLTMMLSMTTAVSAEENDTEAYLYSSKAINANFPDASAEKIDVTDIYLMDSDVMSFGPVYNPATLKNNSPTYCGLKVKLAKQGDITLSMTAASKKVSLLFVDSSGIVRGRYDYTGKANEVGQIKLTKVPAGNYYAVIYNKGVTSDTVLSDLFIKSSVIFDITDTGKFKATTDYSKNEAVPAYKFKYNGVELKENVDYKVLRTSSSNKKISGGIEYSFTVEIQGLGNYVGKTSRTFINSVDDENNKINFIECEVSEPTYKGENPVFVVKHNGKILTENKDYKIVINTSDVTKSGVTYRTYNCTFIGVGNYAGSFSYKIENHKISDTTKKNISACSITPVFSKGEFVKLIVMDNGKTLAQNTDYTYTVTKTGETEKNGITTISYEIVVYGIGSYIGSCTANGTTQKNGKIVLNFSDYSVGDKEYTGRQITPNPTLVITDRNGKEITLKKDEDYTITYGSNTAVGFLAGNFTIKGIGNYTGTSYIRFNIVPAKINEIKGSPISVGYTGKAATPFNDKIRLSDGRAVLYGIDYTVEYSNNVKIGTATALIKFKGNYQGTVTKTFSIVEGTTLSKGDVNGDGKINITDITLAAAHIKGRKIIDSKDDLLRVDVNEDGKVNITDIVVIAANIKGKKTLK
- the tnpB gene encoding IS66 family insertion sequence element accessory protein TnpB (TnpB, as the term is used for proteins encoded by IS66 family insertion elements, is considered an accessory protein, since TnpC, encoded by a neighboring gene, is a DDE family transposase.); its protein translation is MLKELSAANIYIVCGHTDMRKSIDGLAAIVQRKFDLDLFSDSLFLFCGRRRDRLKALLWEGDGFLLFYKRLENGRFNWPRNEQEVRDITREQFIWLMQGLSIDQPKAIKKISGGVDIC
- a CDS encoding DpnD/PcfM family protein, producing MKEFNVTIIETLKRTVTVEAEDFSGVEFETQEDNTEAEIETG
- a CDS encoding DUF4241 domain-containing protein encodes the protein MKEFKNANNGTSEKNNINGTIISDIIVTIFSSKKENSSLNQEMIKRRAEIIEDLGIHSEPSGGDNFWLFYENYNFSKKEHDKIKAIVDKYSSEHYFNELVHIDMNCLYDYTESGTITLGTRVRISDPCYDMDTWCAGSLENVLPGTYNCFVQKTGEGRVAGIKIVHEEYDPEEYEPDELQNIDVGVDSGECGIYDEEYFVKNCKDEEWYESTYVLRDGMPLDDKAFISSSGYGDGSYECFVSRNSEDKIVAIKIVFIDFEDDEEDY
- the tnpA gene encoding IS66 family insertion sequence element accessory protein TnpA — its product is MGRIREIKKQVRHKEWAAMVQECQSSGKKVEEWCNENGINISTYYKRLNVIRTELIEESENQSIVPVSVSAAVSDASNSVIANAVKKCSCEDKIMMRKNGIEIELPQNISGDIVLALLRGLSQC